TAAGggtttcaatatttcttttgaagcGTCTTTTACAAGTTTAACAACAATGCCATCATGACCAGCCGCTTTCCTAGTGTCCAGTGAAGAAATTATGTCTTTGACTTCATTTTCAGTAACAGGGCGGAGAAAAAAGGAAAACTGAATTGGGCTATTCAAATATGACAATCATGTAATTAGTTCCtctagaattgtcaattttctttgCTAGACTTTCACCTATTTGAATGAAAAAGTCGTTAAACTGTTCAATAATATCCTGCGGTTGAGTGATAAATTCTGTACAGCTTTCAGATTTGGGTTTTATTTGATttggtattttcaaatttttgtgtttttgtttcccTAATAGTTCATGTATAACGTCCCACATCTCTTTGGTGTTGTTCTGATTTGTCATGAGAAGATTTGTGTAATAGTATTTCTTGGTTTTTTTCAGTAAGGAAGTCAGTGTATTTCTATACTTTTTGTGTCGAGTGAACAGTGGTTCTCTAAATTTCTCTTTGATtaatttactgtacattttgtgttttactttTATCGATTTTTTTAATCCTTTTGTAATCCAATGtttacttttctttctttctcgtTTGCCATTAGCATGTAGAGGAGCGTGTTTATCACAGATActcaaaaatattttgctaaaattttCATATGCCTCATTGACATCATGACAATTCAGAACTCCTTCCCAAGACTCTATATGTAGATCATGATTGAAATTTTGGACTGTATAATTTGAGAAATTTCTCGAAGATGATAAGGGAGTTTCCGAAGGCAAAGTACagaatttatttacaaatacaaaaattggTAGGTGATCGGAAATATCGGCGATAATAACACCTGCGTCAATGTGCTTATTACTTAAATTCATATAAATATGATCGATTgtggtttgacaggttttggTAATACGAGTTGCATTTTGAATCATTTgctttaaatgaaaacaagaaagtGTGTTCAGTAATTTCTGTGAAGTGTTAGATTTTTCGATGACATTGATGTTAAAATCGCCAACAATAATACAGCCATAGTACTTGTGATTAACTTGATTTAGAGTATTTTCGATACCATctataaaggtattttcatcaaaatgtggTGGCCTATATATGACACCGAGAATGTAATATTTCCCTCTATCAACAAATTCCAACCACATTGATTCAGCAGCTGGCACTGTTATATCTGGAATAACAGTATAGTTTatagtggaatgtacatatgccCCTACACCGCCACCCTTACCCCGGTCTCTACATTGAATTTCGAGAGAGTAATTTTCCAATTTATACAtatctgtattttgtatttgccAAATTTCTGTAAGAGCGATAAACTTGAAATTGGTGTTTAAACTATCTTCATATACAGATTTCAACTCTTCAAAGTGTTTACTTAGTGATCGGGTATTGATGTGGGAAACAGAAAGTACATTGCCACTATTTGAAAACTTGTCATTGAATTTTGAGATTGAGTACGTACCGTTAGATACATGAAAAATATCTGTTTCTGGTGGTATATTCATGATATTCGTGGAAAgatgaatacaaatttaaagaGAAGCTTACATTTGTACAGTTTATACAATTTTGGGCAGATCTGCCTCATTTCGCATAACGACCGACATAGAACTCTGGTCTTTCCTAGTATAAATGTTACCATTTTGTGTCCATAGAAATTTATAGTTCAGTGTCTTCCTTCTGTCATTTGCTTTCTTCATTAGATTTCGTTTACGTGATGTTAGATTCTCGTTGATGTAGATGTTATTCTTAGTTTCGTACCCAAGTTTATCTGTCGTGGTGTGCTTCATCCTTTTTCTGTCTTTGTACACTTTGTCTCGAATTCTTCTATTTACAAATCTGACTATGATTGGTCTGTGTCTTCTTCTGTCTTGTTGTTGTTTCCCAATTCTATGTGTTACTTGGATGTCATTGATGGTAATACCGGGATAGATTGGTTGAAGAACAGCTAAGGTGATGTCGTCTGTCCTTTCATCTTGGGTTTCAGGGATGCCGTGGATCTCGATATTTTCCCTCCGACTATACTGGTCTTGTTCGTCTTGCGATTTCTCAAGCTCTGTGACTCGGTTGGcctgtggcataaaatgtgacccttcctTATGCTAAAAAGtaaccctccctcactttcgaTAAATTTTTCTAAAATATCACCTTCCCCTAGTACATTGTTTTAGAAAgggaccctccctcactttcagTTCTCTAAAATATAACCCTCCCCTGGTACATTGTGCTAAAAAGTTACACTACCACACTTTCGGTTCTATAAAATACGACCCTTCCGATCCCCTTCAGAAAATTTAACACACCTGTATACGTAGTTGTGGTGTAattgttagagctcaagattagtattaataagtcctgggttcgaatcccactagaGACAGGGATTTTTTCTGTAGGtatttgttgtttcccactattaccaTCACAATGAGTTTCGGTTTGTATTGAATTAATACAtttgtttggatctaattggcagaactcccaaagacaaCAGACAACCTCATAACCGAGGTCAACATTTCAACTCCGTGACATAATCCCAAATGTCATGCCACGCTGTTCGCCCTTTACTACTGTCGGACCCGTTCACATTCCTCAAaccacaactaacagttaataactcactgcatttcactgatatgttagGGAaacttcagtatttacagggggaaggaaatcacacatggtctgttaagtaaaacatgccCTCACCCCATTcttcatttgtaaaaagtgatcCTTTTGCAACGACGAGGTTGTTCGACGAATGCCAATGTGCAGTACAGACTGAAAGGCTATACATGCATTTCTTCAATAAAAGAGTGATAAACTCGGCACCGGTTACTGTAACTGTTCACTATATGTAAcgttcacggacagtgtgagtgataaggtgagatggtacactcactacaatgcatcattttattaaacaattttcttacaacatatgtatttgtactttggcatgtaaaatactcgtaaaaataaatggtGAATGTtaatctcacttttacatctcaaaacacaaaaaacGAATTGACAATCagtgaatcttcaatttggtcacaaaactacggattgtaaaatgtgaccctccccaaccATTATAATGCAAAActatgaccctccccaagaacaggcttgtaaaatgtgaccccctcaccgattcctccggccctgtaaatactgaaggctcccttatgatattactttacaatggtggcaatGATGGGATTTGGCAGCAGTATGATTGAGCTGTGGGAGCAAGCCAAAATTACAAATTGATATAAAGTTAATAAAAAAATGAGTCAAAggaaatgtgaccctcccttaagttccattttctaaaatatggccctagATTTGTGAAATGTCGCTCTCCCCCAATTCTTCCGGACCTCCCTCTTGTAACTTCTGGAGGctccctaaccctaaccaatGTGGAATTGATGACAGCTAGCATGGGATGGCAACAcccaaaaatacaaaatgggtcaaagttcaaaatacaagtaatcaaattaaaaatcaaagtaaaagcTAAACTAGTCTTTAATTGGTTACAGGATTTTCACGACATTTTCATGAGAGTAACAGAACCTGGAAAAGATCCTCCACATATCGAATATCTAAGGTAAGACGACAGATGACATTATAAGTGATTCGTATGCGTTCATTTTTTGCACTGAATACATCCTTGTGAATTCATATGTTGTATCGCAAAAATATAACAGTTAGCCAgcagggggagggagagagagagagagagagagagagagagagagagagagagagagagagagagagagagagagagagagagagagagagagagagagagagagagagagagagagagagagagagagagagagagggggggagggagggagggagggagggagagagagagagagagagagagagagagagagagagagagagagagagagaaagaatgAATATTAGAATTTCCAAGGACACGTTCGGACCCACACATTGTGCCCCCCCCCTGTTTTCTATATAAAGCCCCCCTGCTTGTTCCCAAGTTCGGTTTGTTTCCTAAATGAATTTTGCAATGACTATTAACCAAACATCTATCAATTTGACAGAACTCTCCCGTTGGTAAGACATTGGCCGGTACATCTTCTCCTTGAAGACACAGAAATGTGTCTCTTTCATTACTACAAGTAAGAATCACACGTTTTACTCTAGAACAGTTACTGatgaattacacacacacacacacacacacacacacacacacacacatacatacatgcatacatacatacatac
This is a stretch of genomic DNA from Glandiceps talaboti chromosome 9, keGlaTala1.1, whole genome shotgun sequence. It encodes these proteins:
- the LOC144440418 gene encoding uncharacterized protein LOC144440418, which codes for MPQANRVTELEKSQDEQDQYSRRENIEIHGIPETQDERTDDITLAVLQPIYPGITINDIQVTHRIGKQQQDRRRHRPIIVRFVNRRIRDKVYKDRKRMKHTTTDKLGYETKNNIYINENLTSRKRNLMKKANDRRKTLNYKFLWTQNGNIYTRKDQSSMSVVMRNEADLPKIV